The Zonotrichia albicollis isolate bZonAlb1 chromosome 9, bZonAlb1.hap1, whole genome shotgun sequence genome has a window encoding:
- the TM4SF4 gene encoding transmembrane 4 L6 family member 4, whose product MCTGGCAKCLGGTLIPLAVLCTLANILLFFPGGKVEESAHITDEVWYFGGILGSGVLMIFPALVFLGLQNNDCCGCCGNRSCGKRFAMFSSIIFAAVGVVGAGYCFILSAVALNKGPKCHTQGGWNYPFEDGDYLGDHGLWIKCISPDNIVPWHLTLFSLLLVMSGIQAVLCGIQVVNGIFGTICGDCKCCGCCGGEGTV is encoded by the exons ATGTGCACGGGAGGCTGTGCCAAGTGCCTGGGAGGTACTCTCatccccctggctgtgctctgcacCCTTGCTaacattttgttgtttttccctggaggaaaagtTGAAGAGAGTGCACACATTACAGATGAAGTTTGGTACTTTGGAGGGATCTTGGGATCGGGTGTATTG ATGATCTTCCCTGCCTTGGTATTTTTGGGCCTTCAGAATAATGATTGCTGTGGATGCTGTGGTAATCGGAGCTGTGGAAAGAGGTTTGCG ATGTTTTCTTCTATAATATTTGCTGCCGTTGgagttgtgggagctggatacTGCTTTATTTTGTCAGCAGTAGCCCTAAACAAAGGCCCTAAATGTCATACTCAAGGAGGCTGGAACTACCCTTTTGAGGATGG GGATTACCTTGGTGACCACGGATTGTGGATAAAGTGTATATCGCCTGATAACATTGTCCCATGGCACCTGACCCTCTTCTCCTTGCTGCTGGTGATGagtgggatccaggcagtgctGTGCGGCATTCAGGTGGTGAACGGCATCTTTGGAACCATCTGTGGGGACTGCAAATGCTGCGGATGCTGTGGG ggagaaggaacTGTCTAA